One Glaciihabitans arcticus DNA window includes the following coding sequences:
- a CDS encoding PH domain-containing protein — protein sequence MTEPLEITGIDWRRVSPKYVVVDVIGYIIFALMVLVPGFFIAWWISQPWAWAALVALGIIFLLTIVLTPRRVRSIGYQLREDDLLFRRGIMYQRIVAVPFGRMQLVDINRGPLARALGLSELKFVTAAAASGVVIPGLPAQDAEELRDTLVALAESRRAGL from the coding sequence ATGACCGAACCGCTCGAGATCACCGGGATCGACTGGCGCCGCGTCTCCCCGAAGTACGTTGTTGTGGACGTGATCGGCTACATCATCTTCGCGCTGATGGTGCTGGTGCCCGGATTCTTCATCGCGTGGTGGATCTCGCAGCCGTGGGCCTGGGCCGCCCTCGTCGCGCTCGGCATCATCTTCCTGCTCACGATCGTGCTCACCCCGCGACGCGTGCGATCCATCGGCTACCAGCTGCGGGAAGACGACCTGCTCTTCCGTCGCGGCATCATGTACCAGCGCATCGTCGCCGTGCCCTTCGGTCGTATGCAGCTCGTCGACATCAACCGCGGACCGCTCGCGCGCGCGCTCGGCCTGAGCGAGCTGAAATTCGTGACGGCTGCGGCGGCGTCCGGTGTCGTCATCCCGGGCCTGCCGGCGCAGGACGCCGAGGAGTTGAGAGACACGCTCGTCGCCCTGGCCGAGAGCCGCAGGGCCGGACTGTGA
- a CDS encoding DUF3180 domain-containing protein: MKPTRAPVLFLLAGFGAAAGWLLETAMVAMGRAIAIPPATLSIALVLIAIIIVGMALPVFRVVRGTARKAVDPFYATRVVLLAKASSLAGALLAGGTLAVLGFVLSRSIVPAVGSVATTIAAAACAIVLLIAGLVAEKMCTLPPQGDDPTSTATGKD; the protein is encoded by the coding sequence GTGAAACCCACCCGCGCACCCGTGCTGTTCCTGCTCGCCGGATTCGGCGCAGCCGCCGGCTGGCTGCTCGAGACCGCGATGGTCGCCATGGGCCGGGCGATCGCGATCCCGCCGGCGACCCTGTCGATCGCCCTCGTGCTGATCGCGATCATCATCGTCGGCATGGCGCTGCCCGTCTTCCGGGTGGTGCGCGGCACGGCTCGCAAGGCCGTCGACCCCTTCTACGCCACCCGTGTAGTGCTGCTCGCGAAGGCGTCGAGCCTTGCGGGAGCGCTCCTCGCGGGCGGCACACTCGCCGTTCTCGGCTTCGTTCTGAGCCGCTCGATTGTGCCGGCGGTAGGCTCGGTCGCGACAACGATCGCGGCCGCGGCCTGCGCCATCGTCCTGCTGATCGCGGGTCTCGTCGCCGAGAAGATGTGCACGCTGCCCCCGCAGGGCGACGATCCCACCAGCACGGCAACCGGCAAGGACTGA
- a CDS encoding PH domain-containing protein codes for MTRAVEERVPEGRYTDGEWHRMHPLTPLLKGGIALVAILGYFVYQAREVLIDRFLGVGNGEGDPLVWLVESDFLLLAIGVIIGGLLIFIGGFYLSWRMHTFRITDEVVEVRSGILFRTNRRGRLDRIQGINITRPFLARLFGTAKLEVNVAGDDANVQLEYLGSAAADELRREVLRLASGTKVEAATETVVGPTGSLVEQRVAELLAPELNAEQLAAQSVVKMHLGRLIGSLVLSGTTIFLIGFIIAGFIVVSLTGELFYLGGAIPAVLGMASFYYRRFTRSLRYSIAGTPDGVRVGFGLLSTSNETLPPGRIHSVLVSQPLLWRPFGWWEIKITRASKSSAKGAAGQENTTILPVGHIHDVMQVLALILPDMTSERDAQLLHRGLVSPGGDDGFVNSPKRAAPIRWFSWRRNGYALSPSSVLLRKGRVWRELIVVPTARIQSVALEDGPLLRRLGLGALRVHTVAGPVTASLGAVDRVAAVDFFEIVSAAAVSSSSTDTSHRWRSGEALA; via the coding sequence GTGACCCGCGCTGTCGAAGAGCGAGTACCCGAGGGCCGCTACACCGACGGTGAGTGGCACCGGATGCACCCGCTCACCCCCTTGCTCAAAGGTGGTATCGCGCTCGTCGCGATCCTCGGGTACTTCGTGTACCAGGCCCGCGAGGTGCTCATCGATCGCTTCCTCGGGGTCGGGAACGGCGAGGGCGACCCGCTGGTCTGGCTCGTGGAGAGCGACTTCCTGCTGCTCGCGATCGGGGTGATCATCGGCGGCCTGCTGATCTTCATCGGGGGGTTCTACCTGTCGTGGCGCATGCACACGTTCCGCATCACCGATGAGGTGGTCGAGGTGCGCAGCGGCATCCTGTTTCGCACGAATCGTCGTGGGCGCCTCGACCGCATCCAGGGCATCAATATCACGCGCCCCTTCCTCGCCCGGCTGTTCGGCACCGCCAAGCTCGAGGTCAACGTCGCCGGCGATGACGCTAACGTGCAGCTCGAGTACCTGGGCTCCGCCGCGGCCGATGAGCTGCGGCGTGAGGTGCTGCGGCTCGCCTCGGGCACCAAGGTCGAGGCGGCCACCGAGACGGTCGTCGGCCCGACCGGATCCCTCGTCGAGCAGCGGGTCGCCGAACTGCTCGCCCCCGAACTGAACGCCGAGCAGCTGGCCGCGCAGTCGGTCGTGAAGATGCACCTCGGCCGTCTCATCGGTTCGCTCGTACTGAGTGGCACAACGATCTTCCTGATCGGGTTCATCATCGCGGGCTTCATCGTTGTCTCACTCACGGGTGAGCTGTTCTACCTCGGTGGCGCGATCCCGGCCGTGCTGGGCATGGCGAGCTTCTACTACCGTCGCTTCACACGCTCGCTGCGCTACTCGATCGCCGGCACCCCGGATGGCGTGCGCGTCGGCTTCGGCCTGCTCTCGACGAGCAATGAAACCCTGCCGCCCGGTCGCATCCACTCGGTGCTCGTGAGCCAGCCGCTGCTCTGGCGTCCGTTCGGCTGGTGGGAGATCAAGATCACCCGCGCGTCCAAGTCGTCCGCCAAGGGCGCCGCCGGCCAGGAGAACACCACGATCCTGCCGGTCGGCCACATCCACGACGTGATGCAGGTGCTCGCGCTGATCCTGCCTGACATGACTTCAGAGAGAGACGCGCAGCTCCTCCACCGCGGCCTGGTCTCGCCCGGTGGCGACGACGGCTTTGTGAACTCCCCGAAGCGAGCGGCCCCGATCCGCTGGTTCTCGTGGCGACGCAACGGCTACGCGCTGAGCCCGTCCTCCGTGCTGCTGCGCAAGGGACGCGTCTGGCGCGAGCTCATCGTCGTGCCGACCGCGCGCATCCAGAGCGTCGCCCTCGAAGACGGGCCGCTCCTGCGCCGCCTCGGCCTCGGCGCGCTGCGTGTGCACACCGTCGCCGGACCTGTCACGGCCTCGCTCGGCGCCGTCGACCGCGTCGCTGCCGTCGACTTCTTCGAGATCGTCTCCGCGGCCGCGGTCAGTTCCTCGAGCACTG